The bacterium nucleotide sequence AAATACAAACGCCTGCGGGACGGAGCTTGCCGGTCGGGACACTCCCGAGGTGGCATAACCCAGCACCACGTCGTCAATCTTCAGCATGAATTTGTCCAGGGAAGTGTAATGAAAGGCAACGTAGAAAGCGGAATCTGCGTATGCAGACAGATCGTGCGAATACTGCGTCCACACTCCGGGCACGTTGGATATCTGCTGAACAGTTTCGGTGAAATCCTCCGGATCCGTTCCTGAAGTGGAAACTCGCACCTCGAAGTTCTCCAAATAGTTCGAATCCTGAGATGCCGCCCAGTAGGAGAGGGTTACCGATCCTTGCACGGAGATCTCTGGAAGAATCAGCCAATCGTCGTTGGCCAGCGCGCCGTCGTTGAAATGGTTGCCCACGAATCGCGATCCACTGTGGGCATCCAGCCCCTCGGCATCGTACACCTGCCAGATGGACGGTCCCGGAAACGCCGCATGTGTCGTCGAGCCACTGTCCACGTCCACTTGACTCCAACCCTCTGGAAGTGTACCGGGTGCAACGTCCTCGAAATCCTCATTAATGGCGAAGATGATGTTTGGATGAAGCGACGCATTCAGCGTGGTGGGCCGATTCGGAACAATGCGAACGTTTTCCACGATCAACGTGTCGAAAAAGTTCTTGCTGAACCGGACCGAGTAGCTGCCGCTGTCGAGCAGATCGAAACTATAGTAGCCCAGCGAATTCGTGAAGGTGAAGGAAGTGGTCGGCAGCGGTTCCACCTTGACTCCGGAGAGCGAATCTTGCGTTTCGCTGTTCGTC carries:
- a CDS encoding choice-of-anchor J domain-containing protein, which codes for MEPVRSERASSLDVLYYVEGPIPIPDNPGNNTNDTAVSVLTIPDTTTIADLNVRIVISHSWVRDLYISLTGPQDTSETVLLNLLPQDHADTLDGWFDDEAGISILDQTAPLVGIWRPVEELSVFDGRSVQGDWTLRVWDRFHLDSGYVALWGVEINRPVVLSGYVTNSETQDSLSGVKVEPLPTTSFTFTNSLGYYSFDLLDSGSYSVRFSKNFFDTLIVENVRIVPNRPTTLNASLHPNIIFAINEDFEDVAPGTLPEGWSQVDVDSGSTTHAAFPGPSIWQVYDAEGLDAHSGSRFVGNHFNDGALANDDWLILPEISVQGSVTLSYWAASQDSNYLENFEVRVSTSGTDPEDFTETVQQISNVPGVWTQYSHDLSAYADSAFYVAFHYTSLDKFMLKIDDVVLGYATSGVSRPASSVPQAFVFHGNYPNPFNTATEFRFDLSKPARVSLTLFDVLGRKAAVVTDEFYSAGSQRILFDAEGLSSGIYFARLSTDGASQIHKIVLLK